TGATGTTCCTGAAGCTCTGCAGCTTCTTAGATTCTTCTGGTTccatgtttctgatgtttctgaAGCCCTAAAGCATCTTAGATTCTTCTGGTTCCATGTTTCTGATGTTCCTGAAGCTCTGCAGCTTCTTAGATTCTTCTGGTTccatgtttctgatgtttctgaAGCTCTAAAGCATCTTAGATTCTTCTGGTTCCATGTTTCTGATGTTCCTGAAGCTCTGCAGCTTCTTAGATTCTTCTGGTTccatgtttctgatgtttctgaAGCTCTAAAGCATCTTAGATTCTTCTGGTTccatgtttctgatgtttctgaAGCTCTAAAGCATCTTAGATTCTTCTGGTTccatgtttctgatgtttctgaAGCTCTAAAGCATCTTAGATTCTTCTGGTTccatgtttctgatgtttctgaAGCTCTAAAGCATCTTAGATTCTTCTGGTTCCATGTTTCTGATGTTCCTGAAGCTCTGCAGCTTCTTAGATTCTTCTGGGTTCCATCGCTTGCTGATCTGAGTCCTCCAcaagatgaaaaagaagaaggtcGTACATGTCGGTAAATGTGTTATAGATGTGTTGTatttcctggttgttccaccaggtggagccttttACGGTTAAATACTGCAGAGACCAGAGCATTGTGGGAGATGTGGTCATTGTTTGACTTTctcttgttattttgtgtctctttgtggtcatttttgtctctttgtgcttaTTAGTGCTTCTTTGGTGCTGtcttgttgttgtctttttctggtcatcttgtgtctctctgtgaaacttttgtgtcttgctgtcataattttctgcttcttttcagttattttgtgtctctttgtggttgttttccatcctgttttgatcattttatgtttttgttgtcttttgtgtctctttctggtcatcttgtgtctctttgttgtctttttcttacttttttgtctttgtgtatgtttttgtggtcattctatGCTTCTGTggtgccattttgtgtcattttaatgtccttttgtgtctctttctggtcattctgTGCTTCTTtggtgccattttgtgtctttttattgtctttttgtgtctctttctggtcatcttgcatctctttgttgtcttttttcactcttttccaCTTCATTCCTGGAAGTTAAACTAATTTCTACCCATCAGTTGAACCCTTCCCTCGGTGATTTTGCGGCTCTTCCACCTTTATTCCTGTAAATGTTGAACATCTACTGAGCCTCGGCAGCAGCTCGCCGTTAAAAATAAACGAGGATCCGAGTGGAGGAGATTTAAGAAATCCCGTCATTAATGTGTGGCCCGGACTGGGAGCGTGAAGCTTCTCTTCCTGCAGGCCGAGCGTTTGGGATTTGGAGGAATAGAACGCTCCTCTAAAAGCCGACTTTAAACTTTCATGTGGAACTTGCAGCCTGCAGGATTAAAAGTAATTTAACGGTGAACGGCGGCTCGTACTGAACACGCTGCTTGTTGTGAGGAGGCGCCCTGGGAGGCTTCGCTTCGTTTGTGGGCTGCAGTCGACTGTTGAGCCtccgaggaagaggaggaggaagagggtcGCTGTGATGAATCATTCCATTAATAAGGCCAATTACAGCTCAGAAACGCCTTTTACTCCGTTACTGTGGTCAGAGAGGATGTTTGAAACAGCCAGAAATCCCTGAAAGCTGAAGGCTGGAGGCTGTGTCGCTTTATGTGGTCGTTTTATGCCTCTTTCTGATCATTTAGCATCTCTTATTGGCCATTATCTAtgtttttctgatcattttctgtcactttaaggtcattgtgcatcttttaatgttcattttatgtctctgttatcattttatggctgtttttctgtctctttgtggtcattttgtatctatttGTAATCATTCGTATCTTTAtgtagtcatttttgtgtctctttttggtcattttgtgtctttttgtggttattttgtgattttgttgtggtcattttgtgtccttttgtggttattttgtgatttttgtggtcattttgtgtctttttatggtcattttgtgtctctttgtggtcactgtATATtcttgataattttgtgtctctttttggtcattttgcatctttttcagttcattttgggtctttgtgatcattttgaatctttttgtggtcatgttgtgtcttttttgtgattattttttgtctctttgcggtcattttgtgtcttttgtggttattttgtgactttttgtggtcattttgtgtttcttgttggtcattttgcatctttttctgtgcattttgttactttgtgatcattttgcatctattattGGCcatgatgtgtgttttttggatcattttttgtgtctttgtggtcattttgtgtcatttaaagaTCACTGTGCATCATTTAGCcatatttttttgtggttattttatatctttttgtagtcatgctgtgtctctttgtggtcattttgtgcgtttttgtggttgttttgcagtaatttcatgcctctttgtgatcatttagcATCTATTATTGTCCATGATGTGTGTTTTGCTGAtcattttgcgtgtctttgtggtccttttgggtctctttgtggtcattgtacatctttttgttgttattttgcatctttgtggccattttgtgcctttttctgataattttttgcctctggtcattttgtggtaattgtCTGTGACtatatggtcattttgtgtgtctgtggttattttgcatttcttttgtgtcattttgtgtcactttctgttcattttgtacctttttgtgataattttctgtcttttcaggatcattttgtgtctctttgtgctcttTAAGATCATTGTGTACCTTTTAGTCATAATTTATGtccctttttggtcattttgcatcttttaatggtcattttgtgtctttctgtgtctctttatgaTCCTTTTGTGtccctgtggtcattttgtgtgtctttttggtcatgTTACATATtttcttggtcattttgggtttttttgtgctcactttgtgtctgtttctggtcattttgaatctcttagtattcatgtctttttttggaTCATTGTgcgtctctttgttgtcattttgtgtccctttgtggggattttgtctgtttttgccatcattttgcatcattttctagccacttttgtctttttgtgatcatttttgttgtctttttggtcattttgtgcacattgtagtcattttgtatgtctttgttgtcattttacatattttcttggtcatttcgtgtctctGTGATCAATttatgtctctttctggtcattttgtgcccatTTACAATCATTTGTTACGTATTTTCTTGGTCATTTGGGggttttgtgctcattttgtgtcttttcttggtgaatttatgtctatttttggaTCATTGTgcgtctctttgttgtcattttatgtgtctttgtgatcattttgtgcctctttgtgttgattttttttgtctttgtggtcattttgcatcactttctggtcacttgtgtctttttgtgataatttttgtgtgtttgtggttattttatgccCATTTGTAGTCACATTGtatgtctttgttgtcattttgcatcttttcttggtcattttgtgtgtctttatgataaatttctgcctctttgtggtctctttgtgtgtcttaatgttaacttttttgtgtaaattaattagagCAGACTACAGTTCATTAAACACCTCATCCCAACCCTCTTTTCCCGTCCTTGtcgtgtgtttttctgtgctcaGCAGATGGCAGTGTTGCAGCGTTGCAGTGTTGCAGCGTTGCAGCGTTGCAGCACTGCTTCCTGTTTGTGTGGCAGAATATGGCTCCCAGATACTTGAGTTATTGTGTGAAATTTGTGCGAACACCTTTCTCTCTCTGCGCTCTGCCGGTTATTTGCAGAGCTGGAAACTGAGAGCAGCCGCCAGCGACAGAAATATTGTCCCCACTGTACGTTCCCTTTGTAAATATTAGTGCTGCTGATGTCCTCAATGTGCATCAACGCCGAGACGGAGGAGAGAATGGATGTTTAGTGCTACTGTAAATACACCGCTGCATGTCCATTAGCTGGAATCATCTCCGTCTAATCAGCTTTTAACGGAGGAGACGCTCTGCTGTAAACCCACAGAAGATTCCAGCGTCTCCAGATAGAAAACAGATGATTAACAGCAATTTAGATGTTTTCACTCACTAAATAAACACAAGAGGTCAAGCAGTGGTTgaaataactaataataattcACATTACTGCCGGACTGTCGACTGCTATTATGATGGTTCAGCATGTGGTTAAAAtttatggtaattttatgtatttttgtggtcattttgtggctgtttgtggtcattttgtggctgtttgtggttgttttacatctctttttgggtcattttgtgtttttaatggttATTTTGTGCCTCTTGTAAGTcactttgtggtaattttgtgtcttttttgggtAATTTAGTGTCACGTTCTGTTCATTTTGcgtctgtttttggtcatttgatgtctctttgtggttattttgtggctgtttgtggtcattttatgtgtttgtggttgttttgtgtctcttcagggtttcctctacattcatttagcAGCAGCGGCCTGCCACTGCAGAATCCCAGCCgctgctccttcaaatttcttttttttttttttaatcgtcgtaaatccaccaccaccaccaccatgtctccaccttcacagcagtcctGCACTGTGTCCGTTACTCGCGAGTATTAAGACAAACTACAAATAACtgtcttgctcagtatctactctttctgtgtgtgtggtagGTTTGGTTCGTAACGTCTGACGGAGGGGGGGGGGCTGCTGacaaaaatcctagaggaaacactgttcTTTAAggtaattatgtattttttgtggtcattttatctttctttgtgctcattttatggctgtttgtggttgttttgcatctctttttggtcactgcattttttaatgtttttgtgtcaCCTTAAAGTCATTGTGCATCTTGTagtagtaattttgtgtctcttgcaagtaattttgcatcattttgaagttatttttgcatctctgtggtcattttgtgactcttgTTGGtcgttttgtggtcattttctgtctctttgtggtcattttatggcttttttttggtaatttggtATCActgttaattttgcatctttttgtggtcattgtgtgtctttttgttgtcattttacatcttattgtagtcattttgccGTCAttcttggtaattttgtgtctttctggtcattttaagCCCCTCTGTGTGACTGAGTGGAGGCAGTGCCAGCTCCTCCCCCGTTCCTGGTTTCTGTTCTTTCTTCAGGTGTGCGTTTTGCACAGAGGCCAGACGGCAGGTGATGATAATCAGCAGAGCCAGAGGGGAGGCAGGTGTTCGGGGGTTAATCATCCACTCATTCCTCCTTATATTCAGACG
This DNA window, taken from Amphiprion ocellaris isolate individual 3 ecotype Okinawa chromosome 11, ASM2253959v1, whole genome shotgun sequence, encodes the following:
- the LOC118471042 gene encoding uncharacterized protein LOC118471042 is translated as MSELDKNTSCRSASDTLKHLRFFWLNVSEALQHLRFFWLNVSEALQHLRFFWFHVSDVSEAVKHLRFFWFHVSEALQLLRFFWFHVSDVSEALKHLRFFWFHVSDVSEALKHLRFFWFHVSDVPEALQLLRFFWFHVSDVSEALKHLRFFWFHVSDVPEALQLLRFFWFHVSDVSEALKHLRFFWFHVSDVPEALQLLRFFWFHVSDVSEALKHLRFFWFHVSDVPEALQLLRFFWFHVSDVSEALKHLRFFWFHVSDVSEALKHLRFFWFHVSDVSEALKHLRFFWFHVSDVSEALKHLRFFWFHVSDVPEALQLLRFFWVPSLADLSPPQDEKEEGRTCR